The genomic window CGTGCGCAAGCTGCTGCTGCACAAGCGCGAGATCGAGCGCCTGGTCGGCAAGTCGCGCGAGGGCAACCAGACGCTGGTGCCGTTGTCGATGTACTTCTCCGACGGCAAGGTCAAGGTCGAGCTCGCACTGGCCCGAGGTAAGCAGGACTACGACAAGCGCCAGGATCTGGCGCGCCGGACTGCCGAGCGTGAGGTCACCCGCGAGCTCGGGCGCCGGGTCAAAGGCATGCGCTGAGGCCTGTACGAAGAACCCCTGGCGTGATCGAAAGGATCGCGCCAGGGGTTCTTCGGTTTCACGTCACAACCGCGCGCACGGTCCGTGCAGCGTCACGCGTTGCAGCGTCGGCCCGCGGAAGTCGGGCACCAGCGTGCGCGACCCCATCGGCGCGTTCGCGTCGGGCACACCGATGACCGCCTGCTGTTTGGTCAGGTCCGGTTCACCCGATCCGTAGTTGTGCACGGCCGCCATCCCCTCCGAGTCCACCGACAGTCCCTCCAACGCGCCGCGCACACCCGCGCGGGTCAGGTCGCCCGCCGCTTCGGCCCTGCTGAGCACCGCCTTCATCGGGTAGGAGACCGCCCAGCCGAGGTTGTAGCCCCAGTTGGTCGGCGGCTGTAGGGCCGCGGCGCGGGCATGCTGAGCGCCGACGCTGCGGCCGTCCCAGCCGTCGTAGGGCGAGGTGTAGTTGTACAGCGAGGTGATCGCCGCCGCGGCGGGCGTCTTCAGCAGCGCGCCGTTCCAGGTCGGGGTGGAACCGAGGAAACGGCCGTCGTAGCCGCCCGCGACGAGTTTGCCGATGATCTCGGCGGTTTCGGCGGGACCGGTGGCGAGCAGCACCACGTCCGGCGGGTTGGCCAGGATCTCGGCGACCGGTCCGTCCTGGTTGCCGACCTCGGAGTTCGGGCCGGTGTCGATGCGCGCGTTGACGATCGCGTTGTTCTCCGAAGCCCAGCGCAGCGCGCCGTTGGCGTAGTCGCCGCCGTAATTGCCACGGAAGGCGACGACCGCGATCGTGCGTGGCCTGGACTGGAACTGGGCGAACCAGTCCAGGCCCATGATCGCCTCGGTGCAGTACGAATACCCGGTGTCCAGCACCAGGTTTCGATCGGTCTCGCGATACTGCCAGCCCGACCACAGGGTGCCCGCGCCGGTCAGCAGATCGACGGCGTCCATCTCCGGCAGCACCGAAAGCGTCTGCGCCGTACCGAAACTCATCGCCAGCGCGAGGACGTTCGGTTCGATCTCGTGGAACTTCTGGCGGTGCAGGCCGGGGTCGTAGGCGGTGTCTCTGGCGTAGGTCGTGATGTCGACCTCGTAGTTGCCGATGCCGCCTGCCTTGTTGACCTCTCGCCAGAAGGCCAGCTGGCCGTCGTTGAGTGCCTTGCCGAGCGGGGCGAACGGCCCGGCCTCCAGGTCGGACAGCACGCCGAGGTAGATACAGCCCTTGCTCTTGTCCACCGCCTGCGGGCACGGCGCGCTGGTGACGCCCTGTCCCGTCTCGGTCGATGCCGACGAACAGGCCGCCAGTGCGAAGCCCAAGGCGATCGCGGCCGCGGCGGCGCGGAACAGCCTGCGGCGGCGGCGGATTGGTCCCAAAATTCTCTTCCTTCGATCCAAACGAACGCGGTGCTCGGTGGCCTGCCGGTTCACAGCCGGACGCACGGCCCGTGCATGGGCAGTTGCGGCAGGGTCGGTCCGCGGTAGTCGGTGGCCACCGTGCGCGAGCCTAGCGGCGCGGACGAGTCCGGGGCGCCGATCGCGGCACGCTGGGCCGCGTAATCCGGTGCGCCGGCGTGGTAGGTGTGCGGCGCGGCCATACCCTCGAAATCGACCGTCAGCGCGTCCTGAGCCGCCCGCACGCCGACCCGATTCAGCGGGCCCTCTGCCGCCGCCTTGGTGAGCAGCGCCCGCATGCTGTAGGAGATCGCCCAGCCGAGGCCGTAACCCCAGTTCGTCGGCTCCTGCGGCGCGGCGGCGCGAGCCCTGCGGGCGCCCGTGCTGCGTCCGTCCCAGCCCTCGACCGGTGTGGTGTAGTTGTACAGCGCCGAAAGCGCGGGTCCGGCGGGCGTTTTGAGCAATGCGCCGTTCCATGTGGGCGCCGAGCCGAGGAAGCGTCCCTGGAAGCCGCCCGCGACGAGTTTGCCGATGATCTCCGCGGTTTCGGCGGGGCCGGTCGCCAGCAGCACGAGATCCGGTGGGTTGGCCAGGATCTCGGCGACGGGACGGTCCTGGTTGCCGACCTCGGTGTTCGGGCCGGTGTCGACGCGCGAGGTGACCAGCACGTTGTTGTGCGCCGCCCAGCGCAGCGCACCGTTGGCGTAGTCGCCGCCGTAGTTGCCGCGGAACGCGATGACGGCCAGGTTCTTCGGGCGGTAGTGGTGCTCGGCGAACCAGTCCAGGCCCATGATCGCCTCGGTGCAGTACGAATAGCCGCTGTGCAGGACCAGATTCAGATCCGCTTCGCGATACTCCCAACCCGACCAGAGGGTGCCCGCCGAGGTCACCATGTCCACCGCGTCCATCTCGGGCAGCACGGCGAGGGTCTGGGCGGTGCCGAGGCTCATCGCCAGTGCCAGCACGTCCGGCTCGATGTCGCGGAACTCCTCGACATGTCGATGCGGATCGTAGGCGGTGTCCCTGGCGTAGGTGGAGATGTCGATCTCGTAGCCGCCGATCCCACCCGCCTTGTTGACCTCGGTCCAGAACGCCGTCTGCCCGTCCTGCATCGCCCTGCCGAGCATGGCGAAAGGTCCGCCGCCGAGATCGGAGAGAACGCCGAGGTAGATACAGCCCTTGTCCCTGTCGATCGCGTTCGGGCACGGCGCGCTGGTGACGCCGGGGCCGGTGGTCTCACTCGGCGTCGAACACGCCGCGGCCAAGACGAGTCCGACGATGATCGGTACCGCCGCGGCGTGGAACAGACGACTACGTCGCCTGCTGGTGTTGCCCATTATTGCTCCCTGTTCCGGCCGCCGGTCGCTCCAAATCCGGTACGGCCGAACAGGAACAGTACCGGGGAGTAGGGCGGTGAGATGGTGGTTTCGCGGTTGCGGTGGAGTTGTTCGGGGGATGGCGGGGAGTCGGACGACTGACCTGACGGGTGTGCCGTCGTGGTCCGGGGGTCGCCGTGGCGCGATGCTCGGTGCCGACCCTGTCGGCGGTGCTGTCCGGTGGCCTGAGGCGAAGAGTCGTCGGGGTCCTGTGTCGCCCGGCGTCGATGTCGCGGTCGTCGAAAGCTGGTGGACAGGTCGCGGTCGCAAGGTTGGCAATTGGCGTCGCGGGCTGGCATCGATCGACTCGCGGCGAGGAGGCCTAGCGGAAGGGATAGTGGTTCGCCTCGGCGGGTAGCGCGCCGGGAGTCCGCTTCGTGCGAACCTCGCCGCTGTCTGGGAACTCTCGCGGCGGTGTCGACGTTGAACCATCGACACCCGCTCGACGGCGCACCTACCGCGCGAGGTTGTCCCGATGCGTGATCGGATCTGATCGATATGATCCGTAACACGCACAAATAATCGGGATGATCCGACGATGGGCGAGTGTTAGCATTACTAGCCCGCAAGGTGCGGGCACGTACGGGGCTGAACGGTTTCGACTGCGTACGTTGATTCAGGGGAAGCGTGTCGGTGCAGGCAAGAGACCACCGTAAGCGTCGTTGCAACCAATTAAGCGCCGATTCTCATCAGCGCGAGTACGCTCTCGCTGCCTAAGCGACAGCGTCTCTGTCGGCCCGGGATATGCCCTCGGTCCCGGTGCCGGCATCAGCTAGAGGGCTCACCGTCCGACTCGGTCGCGGGGCCGGACGGGACATCGAACAGCGACTGGGATCGTCATCTCGGCTTGTTCGCGTGACCGAGAGATCCGAGCAGAGACACAGCGAACTGCACACGGAGAAGTCCTGAAGACACGGCGGAGGACCCGGGTTCGATTCCCGGCAGCTCCACCCTTGAAGGCGAGTGCTCGTGAAGAGCACTCGCCTTTTTTGCGGGTTCCGCGTGTTTTGTGGGGGCGAAGCCCCCACACCCCACCCGGCGGGCTTCGCCCCCGGACCCCCACCTGTGGCTTGCCTACCCAATGCCGCCGCGCCCCGGACCTCGTTCTCCGGTTGCCTAACCCTGCGCCGCTGCGCCCCGGACCCCGCTTCTTGGTCGGCGAACTCGACGTCAAAGAGCCGTGGCGCTTCCGCGTTCGAAGTGCATCAATCCGGGGTGTGTGCCCGTGGACGGGTCAAACACCTTCACACCCTTACCTGTGAAGTCCTTCACGTTCTGGGTCGCCACAGTCGCATCATGGGCTAGGGCGATAGCCGCTATCTGTGCGTCGAGGACTTCCCCAGCCGTCGGTTTGGGTCGCCGAAGGCATCGAGCAGATCGGCCCGGCTCGAGTAAGTTCCTGATGCCCATGAGTGCGAGGCCCATCGTGGAGCGGTCGATCACCGCCGAACGTCTGGTCGCCGAGCTACTGGGGACAGGCCAGCTCGGGTTGGGAGATGGTGATGTCGCAGCCCACCGGCCTGAACCAGAATCCCAACACGAATGGGGTGGCGACGACGTGCTCCGGCATGTCGCGCATTGAAAGTACCGGCCCGCCACACCGAGCCGCTCGCGCGGCGAACCTGCAGTTCGGTGCGCCGCCTGAATTGTTGGGCTTGCGGCGCAGGGGATTCCCGCCGGGGATCGGCCGGGTCTGCTTGCGACATACGCTAATCACGGAGTGACGAGCGGCGTCTAC from Nocardia bhagyanarayanae includes these protein-coding regions:
- a CDS encoding ABC transporter substrate-binding protein — its product is MGPIRRRRRLFRAAAAAIALGFALAACSSASTETGQGVTSAPCPQAVDKSKGCIYLGVLSDLEAGPFAPLGKALNDGQLAFWREVNKAGGIGNYEVDITTYARDTAYDPGLHRQKFHEIEPNVLALAMSFGTAQTLSVLPEMDAVDLLTGAGTLWSGWQYRETDRNLVLDTGYSYCTEAIMGLDWFAQFQSRPRTIAVVAFRGNYGGDYANGALRWASENNAIVNARIDTGPNSEVGNQDGPVAEILANPPDVVLLATGPAETAEIIGKLVAGGYDGRFLGSTPTWNGALLKTPAAAAITSLYNYTSPYDGWDGRSVGAQHARAAALQPPTNWGYNLGWAVSYPMKAVLSRAEAAGDLTRAGVRGALEGLSVDSEGMAAVHNYGSGEPDLTKQQAVIGVPDANAPMGSRTLVPDFRGPTLQRVTLHGPCARL
- a CDS encoding ABC transporter substrate-binding protein: MGNTSRRRSRLFHAAAVPIIVGLVLAAACSTPSETTGPGVTSAPCPNAIDRDKGCIYLGVLSDLGGGPFAMLGRAMQDGQTAFWTEVNKAGGIGGYEIDISTYARDTAYDPHRHVEEFRDIEPDVLALAMSLGTAQTLAVLPEMDAVDMVTSAGTLWSGWEYREADLNLVLHSGYSYCTEAIMGLDWFAEHHYRPKNLAVIAFRGNYGGDYANGALRWAAHNNVLVTSRVDTGPNTEVGNQDRPVAEILANPPDLVLLATGPAETAEIIGKLVAGGFQGRFLGSAPTWNGALLKTPAGPALSALYNYTTPVEGWDGRSTGARRARAAAPQEPTNWGYGLGWAISYSMRALLTKAAAEGPLNRVGVRAAQDALTVDFEGMAAPHTYHAGAPDYAAQRAAIGAPDSSAPLGSRTVATDYRGPTLPQLPMHGPCVRL